In Sebaldella termitidis ATCC 33386, one DNA window encodes the following:
- a CDS encoding baseplate assembly protein: MNNEDFDFIDTTAKDNETAAVNKYAELTGVQLTEADPRRIIFKSVSYMLALAQEVMNDTAKQNFLRFARDNRLDAKGELYGTRGKRLDSEPARTTLQFEISAPQQSDVVIPLGTKTTVNKLIFKTEEEGRIKKGETTVDVQAVCTENGETGNGFLPGQIDKIVDVFPYYKSVKNITESKGGTTVEADDQYRERLMAVPESFSVAGPSGAYEFWAKSTSPLITNVRAISPTPGCVDIYIWTKYGEPTVELIHQVQEKVSDAEVRPLTDLVTVKVPEKVYYSVDLEYYIDKENELYADEIEKNVRSMVAEWVSWQQEKLGRDINTDELIYRLKKIGVKRVKILSPVFTKIDEHEVAIIESDANIVNKGTEI; the protein is encoded by the coding sequence GTGAATAATGAAGATTTTGACTTTATTGATACTACGGCAAAAGATAATGAAACGGCAGCAGTAAATAAATATGCGGAGTTAACAGGCGTTCAGCTGACAGAAGCTGATCCGAGAAGAATTATATTTAAATCCGTGTCATATATGCTGGCACTGGCTCAGGAAGTAATGAATGATACTGCAAAACAGAATTTTCTAAGATTTGCAAGAGACAACAGGCTTGATGCAAAAGGGGAGCTGTATGGAACCCGCGGGAAAAGACTGGATTCCGAGCCTGCAAGAACAACACTGCAGTTTGAGATAAGTGCTCCCCAGCAGAGTGATGTGGTTATACCTCTTGGAACAAAGACTACAGTTAATAAGCTGATATTCAAAACTGAGGAAGAGGGGCGTATAAAAAAAGGCGAAACTACAGTAGATGTTCAGGCTGTATGTACTGAAAACGGCGAGACAGGAAACGGGTTTCTGCCGGGGCAGATAGATAAAATAGTTGATGTTTTTCCGTATTATAAATCTGTAAAGAACATTACCGAAAGTAAAGGCGGAACAACTGTGGAAGCTGATGATCAGTACAGGGAAAGACTTATGGCCGTACCTGAAAGCTTTTCGGTGGCCGGTCCGTCAGGGGCTTATGAATTCTGGGCGAAATCAACAAGCCCTCTAATAACTAATGTAAGGGCAATATCTCCGACACCGGGCTGTGTGGATATTTATATCTGGACAAAATATGGAGAGCCTACGGTAGAGCTCATACATCAGGTTCAGGAGAAGGTCAGCGATGCAGAAGTAAGACCGCTTACAGATCTGGTAACTGTAAAGGTTCCTGAAAAGGTTTATTATTCTGTTGATCTTGAGTATTATATTGATAAAGAAAATGAACTTTATGCAGATGAAATAGAAAAAAATGTAAGAAGTATGGTTGCCGAGTGGGTAAGCTGGCAGCAGGAAAAGCTGGGAAGAGATATAAATACTGATGAACTGATTTATCGTCTGAAAAAAATAGGAGTAAAAAGAGTAAAAATCTTAAGTCCGGTATTTACAAAAATAGACGAGCATGAAGTTGCTATCATAGAAAGTGATGCAAATATTGTAAATAAAGGAACAGAAATATGA
- a CDS encoding phage tail protein: MKRIYDVSLFDFIPFNFKGDKETEYIIETIDYLLRERFIKQIPEVILLDRVEQLEDWKVNELFAEFHVDYYNKNVSIEQKRELIKTSLLTHRTKGTPFALKIITDILFKNGKVMEWFDYDGDPYKFKISTQSDLKNQDDYDQTIQAIEIYKNARSWLESIIFNRTDDMELFEAHLSQKKVKTVLNMIELEFPVENTKNHTGIATFEHRKMEIR; the protein is encoded by the coding sequence ATGAAGCGGATATATGATGTAAGTTTATTTGATTTTATACCGTTTAATTTTAAAGGTGATAAGGAAACAGAATATATAATAGAAACAATCGATTATCTGCTGAGAGAAAGATTTATAAAGCAGATACCCGAGGTTATACTGCTGGACAGGGTAGAACAGCTGGAGGACTGGAAGGTAAACGAGCTTTTTGCAGAATTTCATGTGGACTATTATAACAAAAATGTTTCTATAGAACAGAAAAGAGAACTTATCAAAACTTCCCTTCTTACTCACAGAACAAAAGGGACTCCGTTTGCTCTTAAGATCATTACGGATATTCTTTTCAAGAACGGAAAGGTCATGGAATGGTTTGATTATGACGGAGACCCCTATAAATTCAAAATAAGCACACAAAGCGACCTGAAAAATCAGGATGATTATGATCAGACAATTCAGGCAATAGAGATTTATAAAAATGCCCGTTCATGGCTGGAAAGTATTATTTTTAACAGGACAGACGATATGGAGCTTTTTGAGGCACATTTATCGCAGAAGAAAGTAAAGACTGTTCTGAATATGATAGAGCTTGAATTTCCTGTGGAAAATACAAAAAATCATACAGGGATTGCAACATTTGAGCACAGGAAAATGGAGATAAGGTAA
- a CDS encoding phage tail protein, which produces MAEFSGFILTNKGRELLAKAVAGETLTFTKISFGDGLYEGDKKEIQELAGLRNVFFINQIKKTGVGQVSLRAVITNRAVETGYHIKEIGIYAVCGNEEEVLYAYNTAVEADYLPPFNGNNLIELEYQNYIVIDQAEKVTAIIDPSATYLTKEEAEEIYVPQTQVADEKKSGIVNLAKIRKEIGYLAHAQYDGIFGSDLKKIVNGKSYLYIDDNGDGYIYKAKQNNANTAGFLTPTDENFVNISNNILNERVNNIEYRISKYGQIANWSQGGRYIDSNYEVIKADSKDEFHIRVKEWGIYMFSAKAFVYMNANSRANIAVYNDNALAGDTRNGIMTAGTEMLTLPVVTNAVAAGKTIRFLTTGQTSIGSEWGYYITRLV; this is translated from the coding sequence ATGGCAGAATTCAGCGGATTTATCCTTACCAATAAGGGAAGGGAATTACTGGCAAAAGCAGTGGCAGGAGAAACTCTGACATTTACAAAAATCAGTTTTGGAGACGGACTCTATGAAGGGGATAAAAAAGAGATACAGGAATTGGCAGGTCTGAGAAATGTATTTTTTATTAATCAGATAAAGAAAACAGGTGTCGGGCAGGTTTCTTTGAGAGCTGTTATTACCAACAGGGCAGTGGAAACGGGTTATCATATAAAGGAAATAGGAATATATGCTGTCTGCGGGAATGAGGAGGAGGTTCTTTATGCTTATAATACAGCTGTGGAAGCAGATTATCTTCCGCCGTTTAACGGGAATAACCTTATAGAGCTTGAGTATCAGAATTATATTGTAATTGATCAGGCTGAAAAGGTGACGGCTATTATAGATCCTAGTGCTACTTATTTGACTAAGGAGGAGGCAGAGGAGATTTATGTTCCGCAGACGCAGGTGGCAGATGAAAAAAAATCTGGGATAGTTAACTTGGCTAAAATCAGAAAAGAGATTGGATATTTAGCACATGCACAATATGATGGTATATTTGGATCGGATTTGAAAAAAATAGTAAACGGAAAAAGTTATTTATATATAGATGATAATGGAGACGGCTACATTTATAAAGCTAAACAGAATAACGCAAATACAGCAGGGTTTTTAACTCCCACAGATGAAAATTTTGTAAACATAAGTAATAACATCTTAAATGAGAGAGTTAATAATATTGAATACAGAATTTCAAAATATGGACAGATAGCAAACTGGAGTCAGGGCGGACGTTATATAGATTCAAATTATGAGGTTATAAAAGCAGATTCAAAAGATGAATTTCATATCAGAGTAAAAGAGTGGGGCATATATATGTTTAGTGCGAAGGCTTTCGTTTATATGAATGCAAATTCAAGAGCAAATATAGCTGTTTATAATGATAATGCATTAGCAGGAGATACAAGAAATGGAATTATGACTGCTGGAACAGAGATGTTGACATTGCCAGTAGTAACAAATGCAGTAGCAGCAGGGAAAACAATAAGATTCTTAACTACAGGGCAAACAAGCATAGGCTCTGAATGGGGTTATTATATAACACGATTAGTGTAA
- a CDS encoding gp53-like domain-containing protein, translating to MGSFNGFILTNNGKKLLEEALTGKRLVFTKFQFGDGETTEDPKEVTELVNMSKETTINQIENNGNGQVMLRVIIDNKDIDTGYYIKEIGVFAKCDDGKEVLYAYNKAMKPDYLPVYNGINLVELEYQNYITIAQIEDVTAIIDENFTYLTKEEANEKFVKQTQLALEEKPGIITLNEVYEAGMPFRGILPYENKILTYREVMALRDGVYSVEGAKYFKCLNIPKSDRGMHDWGILRKKTFEILEDQIATKQTTLEYIPHNYRAGVSSTMLHFWNREASMDLELNTSYEIAGFWVTNVGWDKFSMANPGYAKLANGLTMQWGQITSSVSSTDYKYFPVAFDNEVFVGLSSYSTLESLGMGTAFQKVDRSRFLLSCRLSNGNLVQGHVPWIAIGF from the coding sequence ATGGGAAGTTTTAATGGTTTTATTTTAACAAATAATGGAAAGAAACTATTGGAAGAAGCATTAACGGGGAAAAGACTTGTGTTTACTAAATTTCAGTTTGGTGATGGGGAAACAACAGAGGATCCTAAGGAAGTAACAGAATTAGTTAATATGAGTAAGGAAACGACTATTAATCAGATAGAAAACAATGGAAACGGTCAGGTAATGTTAAGAGTTATCATAGATAACAAAGATATTGATACAGGCTATTATATAAAAGAAATAGGTGTTTTTGCCAAATGTGATGACGGTAAGGAAGTTTTATATGCTTATAATAAAGCTATGAAGCCGGATTATTTACCTGTTTATAATGGAATAAATCTTGTGGAACTGGAATATCAAAATTATATAACAATTGCTCAGATTGAGGATGTAACAGCTATTATTGATGAAAATTTTACTTATCTTACAAAAGAAGAGGCTAATGAGAAGTTTGTTAAACAGACTCAGCTGGCATTGGAGGAAAAACCTGGAATCATTACTTTGAATGAGGTTTATGAAGCTGGAATGCCTTTTAGAGGTATTCTTCCCTATGAAAATAAAATCTTGACGTATAGAGAAGTTATGGCTTTAAGAGATGGAGTTTATTCTGTAGAAGGAGCTAAATATTTTAAGTGCTTGAATATTCCAAAGAGTGACAGGGGAATGCATGATTGGGGAATATTAAGGAAAAAAACATTTGAAATATTAGAGGATCAAATAGCAACGAAACAGACTACCTTGGAGTATATACCACATAATTATAGGGCTGGAGTAAGTTCAACTATGTTACATTTCTGGAATAGGGAAGCTTCTATGGATTTAGAATTAAATACAAGTTATGAAATAGCAGGATTTTGGGTAACAAATGTTGGGTGGGATAAATTTAGCATGGCTAATCCTGGATATGCTAAATTAGCAAATGGTCTAACAATGCAATGGGGACAAATAACTTCTTCTGTTAGTAGTACAGATTATAAATATTTTCCTGTAGCATTTGACAATGAAGTATTTGTTGGGCTTTCGTCATATAGTACTTTGGAGTCTTTAGGAATGGGAACAGCTTTTCAAAAAGTTGATAGATCAAGATTTCTTTTGAGCTGTCGTTTATCAAACGGGAATTTGGTACAGGGTCATGTTCCATGGATAGCAATAGGATTTTAA
- a CDS encoding class I SAM-dependent methyltransferase, whose amino-acid sequence MSKEYVYSDYTYNSRNPLVRFSHRKRFLTALNFILKENFKNLLDYGAGDGHFLKEVSKIKTDIELVGFEPIMDNTDSEKIKYYSDVSDIKDQKYDVITCFEVLEHFNSNAQNEILENIYNLLSDDGVVIISVPIEIYFPSFIKNIIRIKYTKLDFQYIKNILKALFAMNIPEIRNEEGYIGTHLGFNYKKLELLFKKYFKIMQKKNSPMEYLPVIVNSQVFYKLKKNSSNCS is encoded by the coding sequence ATGTCAAAAGAGTATGTATATTCAGATTATACTTACAATAGTAGAAATCCATTAGTAAGATTTTCACATAGAAAAAGATTTTTAACTGCATTGAATTTTATTTTAAAAGAAAATTTTAAAAATCTTTTAGATTATGGAGCAGGGGACGGGCATTTTTTAAAAGAAGTATCAAAAATAAAAACAGATATAGAGCTGGTTGGTTTTGAACCGATTATGGACAATACTGATTCAGAGAAAATAAAGTATTATTCAGATGTGTCAGATATCAAGGATCAGAAATATGATGTAATTACATGTTTTGAAGTTTTGGAACATTTCAATTCAAACGCTCAGAATGAAATACTGGAAAATATATATAATCTTTTAAGTGATGATGGAGTGGTAATTATTTCTGTTCCAATAGAAATTTACTTTCCAAGTTTTATAAAGAACATCATAAGGATAAAATATACTAAATTGGATTTTCAATATATAAAAAATATATTGAAAGCATTGTTCGCTATGAACATTCCTGAAATACGAAATGAGGAAGGATATATAGGAACTCACTTAGGTTTTAATTATAAAAAACTAGAACTTTTATTTAAGAAATATTTTAAAATAATGCAAAAGAAAAACTCTCCTATGGAGTATTTACCTGTAATAGTAAATTCACAAGTTTTTTATAAACTCAAAAAAAATAGCAGTAACTGTTCTTAA
- a CDS encoding GNAT family N-acetyltransferase, translated as MISYRKAGKSDIDELVRIRSIFLEEYDRENHLNNKENVDKEVEKYLQKFMDTEIFTGFVAEKDDKIVGTSAIAFYDILPAALYMNGKLGYISNVFVFPEYRKQGIAKKLFELAVNEGLDRNCSKLTLHASKDGEPVYKKFGFVKTATEMEYVNEKFYNTKK; from the coding sequence ATGATATCTTACAGAAAAGCAGGGAAATCTGACATAGATGAATTAGTAAGAATAAGAAGTATTTTTCTTGAGGAATATGACAGGGAAAATCATTTGAATAATAAGGAAAATGTAGATAAAGAAGTGGAAAAATATCTGCAGAAATTTATGGATACAGAAATATTTACAGGCTTTGTAGCAGAAAAAGATGATAAAATAGTGGGGACAAGTGCGATAGCTTTTTATGATATTCTTCCGGCGGCACTTTATATGAACGGAAAACTAGGATATATTTCTAACGTCTTTGTTTTTCCCGAATACAGAAAACAGGGAATAGCAAAAAAACTTTTTGAACTGGCAGTAAATGAGGGACTTGACAGAAACTGTTCCAAGCTGACACTTCATGCGAGTAAGGACGGAGAGCCTGTATATAAAAAATTCGGATTTGTAAAAACTGCAACTGAAATGGAATATGTAAATGAGAAGTTTTATAACACAAAAAAATAA
- a CDS encoding histidine phosphatase family protein, translated as MKKRFFGIFGVFFLFLAVSITSYSAAKDNEVVLYIVRHGKTMLNTTDRVQGWSDAVLTPAGIEVAEYLGAGLKEKKIKFSAAYSSDSGRSIQTADIVLEKTGQKAVPLKTDWRLREFNFGTYEGDLNHTMWTDIAKSQGKTLEEWQAAGISPKDFANSVAALDKGRDPEGLNWPAEDYETITKRLKAGIDEIAKESARKGGGNVLIVSHGLSITALVNTLDPELNVPAGLKNASVTKVIYKNGKYEIKEVGDMSFVELGQKLGGK; from the coding sequence ATGAAAAAAAGATTTTTTGGAATTTTTGGGGTTTTCTTTTTGTTTCTGGCTGTTAGTATTACTTCGTATTCTGCTGCCAAGGACAATGAAGTTGTTTTGTATATTGTAAGACACGGGAAAACTATGCTTAATACTACTGACAGAGTGCAGGGATGGTCTGATGCAGTTCTGACTCCTGCCGGAATAGAAGTGGCAGAATATCTCGGAGCCGGATTAAAGGAAAAAAAGATTAAATTTAGTGCCGCTTACAGCAGTGACAGCGGGCGGAGCATACAAACAGCCGATATTGTTCTGGAAAAAACCGGACAAAAGGCTGTTCCTCTAAAAACCGACTGGCGTTTGAGAGAATTCAATTTCGGGACTTATGAAGGAGATCTTAATCATACAATGTGGACTGATATAGCTAAAAGTCAGGGGAAGACACTGGAAGAATGGCAGGCAGCTGGAATTTCGCCGAAAGACTTTGCAAACAGTGTAGCAGCACTGGATAAGGGACGTGATCCTGAGGGTCTTAACTGGCCTGCCGAGGATTATGAAACTATCACAAAAAGGCTCAAAGCCGGGATTGATGAAATTGCAAAGGAATCTGCCAGAAAAGGCGGAGGCAATGTTTTAATTGTTTCACACGGTTTGAGCATAACGGCTCTTGTGAATACTCTTGATCCTGAGCTTAATGTGCCTGCCGGGCTTAAAAATGCCAGTGTTACCAAAGTTATTTACAAGAACGGAAAATACGAAATTAAAGAAGTCGGGGATATGAGCTTCGTAGAGCTGGGGCAGAAGCTCGGCGGAAAATAA
- a CDS encoding GntR family transcriptional regulator → MKKIKIKSLSSEVKTEIYNYIKKNFDGTNIKLPTEDEFADILGVSRVTIRTALNELASDGIIFRKQGRGTFINPQAVTMKVQFNPVVLFKEMIMQSGYTPSVDILGYEEIKPDKETAGKLGINENDNIIMAKKVFYADKKPCVYCEDYFSKEIFRKDSDLVYLKDYKESIFDFIYTYSGRKISWDRVEILTVTNHDKKDLNTYFHCEDKLKSFLLLEGINFDQEDRPVIFAKEYIDTNYICFNSIRKK, encoded by the coding sequence ATGAAAAAAATAAAAATAAAATCTTTAAGCAGTGAAGTAAAAACAGAGATATATAATTATATAAAGAAAAATTTTGACGGAACAAATATAAAACTGCCCACAGAGGATGAATTTGCAGATATTCTGGGTGTCAGCAGGGTAACAATAAGAACCGCGCTAAACGAACTTGCTTCTGACGGCATTATTTTCAGGAAGCAGGGCAGGGGAACATTTATAAACCCACAGGCTGTAACTATGAAAGTACAGTTTAATCCGGTAGTTCTTTTTAAGGAAATGATAATGCAGTCTGGTTATACACCGTCAGTGGATATTCTGGGGTATGAAGAGATAAAGCCTGACAAGGAAACTGCCGGAAAGCTTGGAATAAATGAAAATGATAATATTATCATGGCAAAAAAAGTTTTTTATGCAGATAAGAAGCCCTGTGTTTACTGTGAAGATTATTTTTCGAAAGAAATTTTCAGAAAAGACAGTGATCTTGTATATCTGAAAGATTATAAGGAATCTATTTTTGATTTTATCTATACTTACAGCGGAAGAAAAATATCGTGGGACAGAGTGGAAATTCTTACAGTGACTAATCATGACAAAAAAGATTTAAATACTTATTTTCATTGTGAAGATAAATTAAAGTCTTTTCTTTTGCTGGAAGGAATAAATTTTGACCAGGAGGACAGACCTGTTATTTTTGCAAAGGAATATATTGATACTAATTATATATGTTTTAACAGTATCAGAAAAAAATAA
- a CDS encoding uracil-xanthine permease family protein, translating to MTNNEAGTYSSKNKASLSTNITMGIQHLLTMVPGSIAVPLILGNAMGLDAATTSFLVAANLFTSAVAILIQVYGLGKFIGSRLPIVLGSAFAPLGPMILIGNQYGLPTLFGSVIVSGIVMFIICFYINKIIKFFPAVVVGSFVTLIGVSLAPTAFNDLAGGYGSETFGSISNILLGLTVLMIIVLLNRFGKGVIQSVSLLLGLAIGTVISVPLNMLDLSPVKSAGYFELITPFKFGIPEFRADAVFIMVLFCVINMIQCIGVYAFLDDVCNTETDTGTKINGMRGQAFAQIFSGIFNSVPSTMFNENVGVIKLSGIKERSTVGASAVMLLIISMIPKLSVFITCIPKPVIGGATLALFGTITAAGISILSSVDYSNNNNSLVLGTGLALGVSVTFTPNVFDKFPLILSMLFSNGLFVVGLVTITLNLLLNHVKVKK from the coding sequence ATGACTAATAATGAAGCAGGTACTTATTCTTCAAAAAATAAGGCTTCACTATCCACAAATATTACAATGGGTATACAACATCTGCTTACAATGGTTCCTGGTTCCATTGCAGTTCCGCTTATTCTGGGAAATGCAATGGGGCTGGATGCCGCTACAACCTCATTTTTAGTTGCTGCCAATCTTTTTACAAGTGCAGTGGCAATTCTTATTCAGGTCTACGGACTTGGAAAATTTATAGGTTCCAGACTTCCCATAGTTCTGGGATCAGCTTTCGCCCCATTAGGACCCATGATACTTATCGGCAATCAGTACGGGCTCCCTACACTTTTCGGTTCTGTAATAGTTTCAGGAATTGTTATGTTTATTATCTGCTTTTATATAAATAAAATAATAAAATTCTTCCCTGCTGTAGTGGTAGGATCATTTGTCACCCTCATAGGTGTCAGCCTCGCTCCCACAGCTTTTAATGATCTGGCAGGGGGATACGGAAGCGAAACCTTCGGAAGCATAAGCAATATTCTGCTTGGTCTGACTGTCCTAATGATTATTGTGCTTCTTAACAGATTTGGAAAAGGTGTTATCCAGTCTGTTTCTCTTTTGCTCGGACTGGCAATCGGGACTGTTATCTCTGTTCCCTTAAATATGCTGGATCTCTCTCCTGTAAAAAGTGCCGGCTACTTTGAACTTATTACCCCTTTTAAATTCGGCATTCCTGAATTTAGGGCAGATGCAGTATTTATTATGGTCCTTTTCTGTGTAATAAACATGATTCAGTGTATTGGTGTTTATGCCTTTCTGGATGATGTATGCAATACAGAAACTGATACGGGAACTAAAATAAACGGTATGAGGGGTCAGGCTTTCGCACAGATTTTCAGCGGAATCTTCAACTCAGTTCCTTCCACTATGTTTAATGAAAATGTCGGAGTCATTAAATTAAGCGGAATAAAAGAACGTTCAACAGTGGGGGCTTCTGCAGTAATGCTTCTGATAATAAGCATGATACCGAAACTCTCTGTATTTATCACATGCATTCCAAAACCGGTTATAGGCGGAGCTACTCTTGCCCTGTTCGGGACTATTACCGCTGCCGGAATATCAATATTGTCTTCAGTTGATTATTCAAATAATAATAATTCCCTTGTTTTGGGAACCGGACTGGCTTTAGGAGTAAGCGTTACATTTACTCCGAATGTTTTTGATAAATTTCCGCTTATACTTTCTATGTTATTCAGCAACGGTTTATTTGTGGTAGGTTTAGTCACCATAACCCTGAATCTTCTGTTAAATCATGTGAAAGTAAAAAAATAA
- a CDS encoding nucleoside deaminase, whose product MSKKSHEFYLERAIEVSKEARESGNTPFGAILVDKEGNIIMEQGNIEITAKKCTGHAEASLAERASHEYSKEFLWDCTLYTTAEPCCMCAGAIYWANIGTVAYAMTEKRLLELTGSDEQNPTFDLPCRDVFSKGQKDITVIGPFPELEAKAAKVHEGYWK is encoded by the coding sequence ATGAGTAAGAAAAGTCATGAATTTTATTTGGAAAGAGCCATTGAGGTTTCAAAAGAGGCAAGAGAATCGGGAAATACTCCTTTCGGAGCAATACTGGTAGATAAAGAAGGAAATATTATTATGGAACAGGGAAATATTGAAATTACTGCAAAAAAATGTACCGGGCATGCTGAGGCGTCTCTCGCCGAAAGAGCTTCTCACGAATATTCAAAAGAATTTTTGTGGGACTGTACTTTATATACCACAGCTGAACCGTGCTGTATGTGTGCCGGTGCTATTTACTGGGCAAACATCGGTACTGTGGCGTATGCTATGACAGAAAAAAGACTTCTGGAATTAACAGGAAGCGATGAGCAAAACCCTACCTTTGATCTTCCGTGCAGAGATGTATTCAGCAAAGGACAGAAAGATATTACAGTAATAGGCCCATTTCCCGAACTGGAAGCTAAAGCGGCAAAAGTACATGAAGGTTACTGGAAATAA
- a CDS encoding D-isomer specific 2-hydroxyacid dehydrogenase family protein encodes MKKTAIVNANSFGRYFPEFLDDLSKNVGEVERFKFPADIDQKQLAKELSGFSFIVIGTEPQLTKDFFQEADSLKLVARFGIGYNNVDVIAANENGVMVSNIPAFMEKDDVAEHAAALTLSMAKLLVFSSTAVKNGEWAVNRERYLGQRVNGKTVGICGFGNIGVRYGEIMKSAFNCEIICYDPYLSEEEVKNRGGKKVTFEQLLADSDIISLHMNVSAENKGIFNEKSFSQMKNSAVLINSARGGLVIEDDIIKALDAGQIGGYATDVLEFEPPKADHPFLHHEKIIATPHIGAYNRECNHMMCSSVVSDIKNVLAGKEPTNRLYK; translated from the coding sequence ATGAAAAAAACAGCAATAGTAAATGCAAACAGTTTCGGCAGATATTTCCCGGAATTTCTTGATGATCTGTCAAAAAATGTAGGTGAGGTGGAACGATTTAAATTTCCTGCAGATATAGATCAAAAACAACTGGCAAAAGAACTAAGCGGTTTTTCGTTTATAGTAATCGGAACAGAACCGCAGCTTACAAAGGATTTTTTTCAGGAAGCCGACAGTCTGAAGCTTGTAGCACGTTTTGGAATAGGCTATAACAATGTTGATGTAATAGCTGCTAATGAAAACGGAGTTATGGTTTCCAATATTCCTGCTTTTATGGAAAAGGATGATGTCGCAGAGCATGCAGCAGCTCTTACACTTTCTATGGCAAAGCTTCTTGTTTTTTCCAGCACAGCTGTCAAAAATGGTGAATGGGCAGTTAACCGTGAACGTTACCTTGGTCAGAGAGTAAACGGAAAAACTGTAGGAATATGCGGTTTTGGAAATATAGGGGTACGTTACGGTGAAATAATGAAAAGTGCATTTAATTGTGAAATTATCTGCTATGATCCTTATTTGAGCGAAGAAGAAGTAAAAAACAGAGGTGGAAAAAAGGTAACATTTGAACAGCTGCTTGCTGATTCTGATATCATTTCGCTTCACATGAATGTAAGTGCTGAAAATAAAGGAATTTTTAATGAGAAAAGTTTTTCTCAGATGAAAAACAGTGCTGTTTTAATCAACAGTGCAAGAGGAGGGCTTGTTATCGAAGATGATATAATAAAAGCTCTTGATGCCGGGCAAATTGGCGGATATGCTACAGATGTACTGGAATTCGAGCCTCCGAAAGCAGATCATCCGTTTTTACATCATGAAAAAATCATTGCAACACCGCATATAGGTGCTTATAACCGTGAATGCAATCATATGATGTGTTCAAGTGTAGTCAGCGATATAAAAAATGTTCTTGCCGGTAAAGAACCTACAAACCGTTTATATAAATAA
- a CDS encoding ketohydroxyglutarate aldolase — protein sequence MVKSETALRISKTGIMAIVRVETIERGIEIAQGCLDGGVDVLEISYTNNNAGDVIKAIKQKFGSKILVGAGTVLDPVTARLSILDGAQFVIAPTYDQGVQEICNLYQVPYAPGCTSYSEMMDALKAGASFIKAFPISNYYGPDLAKVIKVPVPHTPLLASGGATFDNLHTWFENGIDCVGIGGLLTKGTSEEIAQNAKRLREIADKTRNS from the coding sequence ATGGTGAAATCAGAAACAGCTCTTAGAATCAGCAAAACAGGAATTATGGCAATTGTACGTGTGGAAACAATAGAACGTGGAATTGAAATCGCTCAGGGATGTCTTGACGGCGGTGTCGATGTGCTGGAAATCAGCTACACTAACAATAATGCAGGCGATGTCATTAAAGCAATCAAACAAAAATTCGGAAGCAAAATCCTTGTCGGAGCAGGAACAGTACTGGATCCTGTAACTGCAAGACTGTCAATATTAGACGGAGCACAATTTGTTATAGCTCCTACATATGATCAGGGAGTACAGGAAATATGTAATTTATATCAGGTTCCTTACGCTCCGGGATGTACTTCATACAGTGAAATGATGGATGCTCTGAAAGCAGGGGCATCATTTATCAAAGCATTTCCTATCTCTAATTATTATGGTCCGGATCTTGCAAAAGTAATCAAGGTCCCTGTCCCTCACACTCCGCTGCTGGCTTCAGGCGGTGCTACATTTGATAATCTTCATACATGGTTTGAAAATGGTATTGACTGTGTTGGTATAGGCGGACTTCTGACAAAAGGAACAAGCGAAGAAATAGCTCAGAATGCAAAGCGTCTGAGAGAAATAGCCGACAAAACAAGAAACAGCTGA